A region from the Coffea eugenioides isolate CCC68of chromosome 9, Ceug_1.0, whole genome shotgun sequence genome encodes:
- the LOC113782918 gene encoding mavicyanin-like — MAQMMSAGGSNSKGLMTLLLLFLLFLGIGGKRVAAQVHHVVGDDNGWTPSTDLGSWLTGRVFRVGDKIWFAYPATEERILELQTSEEFFTCDLSNPIRMYTSGLDKIPLESEGVRFFTSGSLDSCKNGLKLPVKVHPQVKNETLADGPTSPAAAPHLPGLSVALFVGLALFCMGM, encoded by the exons ATGGCACAGATGATGAGTGCCGGAGGATCCAATTCGAAGGGGCTAATGACCCTGCTGCTGCTGTTTCTTCTCTTTCTGGGCATTGGAGGGAAAAGGGTTGCTGCTCAAGTGCACCATGTGGTCGGCGACGACAACGGTTGGACACCTTCCACAGATCTAGGTTCTTGGCTTACAGGCAGAGTCTTCAGGGTCGGTGACAAAATCT GGTTTGCCTACCCAGCAACTGAAGAGAGAATCCTGGAGCTCCAAACATCCGAAGAGTTCTTTACTTGTGATCTATCCAATCCCATCAGAATGTACACCAGCGGCCTGGATAAGATACCCCTCGAGAGTGAGGGCGTCAGATTCTTCACCAGTGGCAGCTTGGACAGCTGCAAAAATGGATTGAAGCTCCCAGTGAAGGTGCATCCTcaagtgaaaaatgagaccCTTGCTGATGGCCCCACATCACCAGCTGCTGCACCCCACCTCCCTGGCCTCTCTGTTGCACTATTTGTTGGATTGGCTCTCTTCTGCATGGGCATGTAA
- the LOC113783199 gene encoding transcription initiation factor IIF subunit alpha isoform X1, translated as MSIDLILKPSCSGCGSTAELYGSTCKHLTLCVTCGKTMAENRAKCYECGTPITRLIREYNVRACSSNDKNYFIGRFITGLPNFSKKKSENKWSLQKEGLMGRQVTDTLREKYKNKPWLLEDETGTQYHGQLEGAQSATYYLLMLQGREFVAIPAGSWYNFNKVAQYKQLTLEEAEEKMKNRRKTADGYQRWMMKAANNGPAAFGEVEKIDDKEAGAGGGRGRKKAGGDDEEANASDRGEEDEEEEAARKNRLGLNQKGGDDDEEGPRGGDLDLDDDDIEKGDDWEHEEIFTDDDETCYTEEREELAPEIPAPPEIKQDDEDEEEGDEEEGGGLSKSGKELKKLLGRANGLNDSDAEDEDDDDDDMEDDISPVLAPKQKETLKEEPTENISPLKSAAPGPSRGTPPTSKSAKGKRKSNGEEVKAANGTPLKKVKSENEVKPVKSENTSGSKNTVTPKAVLQQPSSKAGSTPSGPVTEDEIRAVLLQKGPVTTQDLVAKFKSRLKTKEDKDAFAAILRRISKIQKTSGSNYVVLRDR; from the exons ATGTCGATAGATTTGATACTGAAGCCGTCGTGCAGCGGCTGCGGGTCCACGGCGGAGCTGTACGGCAGCACGTGCAAGCACTTGACCTTGTGCGTTACCTGTGGGAAGACCATGGCTGAGAATCGCGCTAAGTGCTACGAGTGCGGAACCCCCATCACTCGCTTGATCCGC gAATATAACGTACGAGCTTGTTCTAGTAATGACAAAAACTACTTCATCGGCAGATTCATTACTGGTTTACCAAACTTTTCCAAGAAGAAAAGTGAGAATAAGTGGTCTTTGCAGAAAGAAGGCTTGATGGGGCGCCAAGTTACTGATACCTTGCGG GAGAAGTACAAGAATAAGCCTTGGCTGCTGGAAGATGAAACGGGGACTCAGTACCACGGTCAACTTGAGGGTGCACAATCAGCCACCTATTATCTCCTGATGCTTCAAGGAAGAGAATTTGTTGCCATTCCTGCAGGTTCATG GTACAATTTCAACAAAGTTGCACAATATAAACAACTTACTCTTGAAGAAGCAGAAGAGAAGATGAAAAATAGAAGGAAAACTGCAGATGGGTACCAGCGGTGGATGATGAAAGCAGCAAATAATGGACCAGCTGCATTTGGTGAAGTTGAAAAAATTGATGACAAGGAAGCTGGAGCTGGCGGTGGAAGGGGACGCAAGAAAGCGGGGGGTGATGATGAAGAGGCTAATGCATCAGATAGGGGTGAGGAAGATGAAGAGGAAGAGGCTGCAAGAAAAAATAGGCTGGGTCTCAATCAAAAAGGtggtgatgatgatgaagaaggtCCAAGAGGAGGTGATCTTGATCTTGACGATGATGATATTGAAAAAG GTGATGATTGGGAGCATGAAGAAATCTTTACCGATGATGATGAAACTTGTTATACAGAGGAACGTGAAGAATTGGCCCCTGAAATTCCTGCTCCTCCTGAAATTAAGCAG gatgatgaggatgaggaaGAAGGTGATGAAGAGGAGGGGGGAGGGTTAAGCAAATCTGGAAAGGAGTTGAAGAAATTGCTTGGCCGAGCTAATGGGCTGAATGACTCGGATGCAGAAGACGAAGATGATGATGACGACGAT ATGGAAGATGATATTTCTCCTGTGTTAGcaccaaaacaaaaggaaactcTTAAAGAAGAACCAACTGAGAACATCAGTCCACTAAAATCAGCTGCTCCTGGACCTTCTCGGGGAACTCCTCCTACTTCAAAGTCGGcaaaggggaaaagaaaaagtaatgGTGAAGAAGTGAAAGCGGCAAATGGGACACCTCTTAAAAAAGTCAAATCTGAAAAT gAAGTAAAGCCTGTTAAAAGTGAAAATACTTCTGGCTCGAAGAATACTGTGACTCCAAAAGCTGTATTGCAACAGCCATCTTCAAAGGCAGGGTCAACTCCTTCTGGTCCAGTCACTGAAGATGAGATTAGGGCTGTTTTATTGCAGAAGGGGCCAGTGACTACTCAGGATCTCGTTGCCAAATTTAAATCTAGACTCAAAACGAAAGAG GACAAGGATGCCTTCGCAGCTATATTAAGGAGGATTTCCAAGATACAGAAGACAAGCGGGTCAAACTATGTAGTGCTGAGGGATAGgtga
- the LOC113782921 gene encoding fumarylacetoacetase → MGLKSFVEVPAGSHFPLENLPYGVFKPEPNSPPRPAVAVGNHVLDLSVIASAGLFDEPILKNSDCFNQPNLNKFLELGRPAWKEARATLQKLLSATEPTLRDSASLRSKALVPMDKAQMLLPIAVGDYSDFFSSMHHAKNCGTIFRGPENAINPNWFQLPIAYHGRASSIVISGTDIIRPRGQAHPTGNSPPYFGPSRRLDFELEMAAVVGPGNELGKPIDVNDAAGHIFGLVLMNDWSARDIQAWEYVPLGPFLGKSFGTTVSPWIVTLDALEPFSCDAPIQNPPPLPYLAEKTSKNYDISLEVLIKPAGQEDSFVITRSNFKHLYWTITQQLAHHTINGCNLRSGDLLGTGTISGPEPESFGCLLELTWNGQNPVSLGATTRRFLEDGDEVVFNGFCKGDGYNVGFGTCSGKILPAST, encoded by the exons ATGGGGTTGAAGTCATTCGTGGAAGTCCCAGCGGGCTCTCACTTCCCACTGGAGAACCTTCCTTATGGCGTTTTCAAGCCTGAACCCAATTCCCCGCCCCGACCAGCCGTTGCTGTTGGCAACCACGTCTTAGACCTTTCCGTGATCGCTTCCGCCGGCCTTTTTGACGAACCCATTCTCAAAAACTCCGATTGCTTCAACCAG CCTAATCTGAATAAATTTCTGGAGTTGGGGCGACCTGCATGGAAAGAAGCTCGTGCTACGCTCCAGAAGCTATTGTCAG CTACTGAACCGACCTTGCGTGACAGTGCTAGTCTGAGGTCGAAGGCTCTGGTGCCAATG GACAAGGCACAGATGCTTCTTCCCATTGCAGTTGGAGACTATTCAGACTTTTTCTCGTCCATGCATCATGCTAAAAATTGTGGGACTATATTTAGGGGCCCAGAGAACGCAATCAATCCCAACTG GTTCCAACTTCCAATTGCATATCATGGCAGAGCATCTTCCATCGTCATCTCCGGCACAGATATTATTAGGCCAAG AGGACAAGCTCATCCTACTGGCAATTCACCACCGTATTTTGGACCCTCGCGAAGGTTGGACTTTGAGCTGGAAATG GCTGCTGTAGTTGGCCCCGGGAATGAATTAGGAAAACCTATCGATGTTAATGATGCTGCTGGTCATATCTTTGGACTTGTTTTGATGAATGATTGGAGTG CAAGAGATATTCAGGCATGGGAATATGTTCCTCTTGGTCCTTTTCTTGGAAAAAGTTTTG GTACGACAGTATCCCCTTGGATTGTGACCTTGGATGCTCTAGAACCCTTTTCTTGTGATGCTCCGATACAG AATCCTCCTCCTTTGCCATATCTTGCTGAGAAGACCTCCAAAAATTATGACATTTCTTTGGAG GTACTCATTAAACCTGCTGGACAAGAAGATTCCTTTGTCATCACAAGGAGTAATTTCAAGCACTT ATACTGGACAATTACCCAACAACTTGCACACCATACTATAAATGGTTGCAATCTAAGGTCTGGTGATCTCCTTGGAACTGGCACAATTAGCGGACCA GAACCAGAATCTTTCGGATGCTTGCTGGAATTAACCTGGAATGGGCAAAATCCAGTGTCTTTAGGCGCAACAACCCGTAGATTTCtagaagatggagatgaagtgGTTTTTAATGGTTTTTGCAAG GGTGACGGATATAATGTTGGTTTCGGGACGTGCTCTGGAAAGATTCTTCCGGCATCGACTTGA
- the LOC113781993 gene encoding acyl-CoA--sterol O-acyltransferase 1-like, translating to MEGEIKDVIKYWVEGEISNFVEVWLSVYVSLCYCYLAGKIVPKGMPRFLAFLPIICLFVYLPLKLHTLHLGVTTAFFVAWLSNFKLLMFAFHRGPLSDPSLSFPRFIALACLPIRIRQKPPPEETPQNGHPENTPPQKESSKKKSHRSVVSYATKGVLLASMIKLYDYSDQINPLIIWILYCFHMYFALEIILAIVATMARVSLGAELEPTFNEPLFSSSLQDFWGRRWNLMVTRILRPSVYEPVHKLAEKLLGRELASVPAVLGTFVVSALMHELIFYYMGRARPTGKLTGFFLLHGVCMVVEVAAKKALKSRWRLPRFLSTALVVVFVMVTGLWLFLPEMLRNNADVRALKEYAAIGAFVRDVGRALAFVPSGNATSA from the coding sequence ATGGAAGGCGAGATCAAGGATGTGATCAAGTATTGGGTGGAGGGTGAGATTAGCAATTTCGTCGAGGTATGGTTATCTGTGTACGTCTCTTTGTGCTACTGCTACTTGGCTGGAAAGATCGTCCCAAAGGGCATGCCAAGGTTCTTGGCATTTCTTCCCATAATCTGTCTCTTCGTATATCTCCCTCTCAAACTCCACACCTTACATCTTGGGGTCACCACTGCCTTCTTCGTAGCATGGCtttccaacttcaaactcctcATGTTTGCTTTCCACAGAGGCCCTCTCTCCGACCCTTCACTCTCTTTTCCTCGCTTCATAGCCTTGGCATGCCTCCCCATCAGAATTCGACAAAAACCACCCCCGGAGGAAACTCCACAAAATGGTCATCCTGAAAATACCCCACCTCAAAAAGAGTCGTCAAAGAAGAAAAGCCATCGATCTGTAGTCAGTTACGCTACGAAAGGGGTCCTCTTGGCATCCATGATTAAATTGTACGACTACAGTGACCAAATCAATCCGCTCATAATCTGGATTTTGTACTGTTTCCATATGTACTTTGCACTGGAAATTATACTAGCAATTGTGGCCACCATGGCACGGGTGTCACTAGGGGCAGAATTGGAACCAACGTTTAACGAGCCCCTGTTCTCGTCGTCGCTGCAAGATTTCTGGGGTCGCAGATGGAACCTCATGGTTACCCGTATTCTCCGCCCGTCCGTATACGAACCTGTCCACAAACTGGCAGAGAAGTTACTCGGCCGGGAGTTGGCCTCGGTTCCAGCGGTGTTAGGAACTTTCGTTGTTTCTGCCCTAATGCACGAGCTGATCTTTTACTATATGGGCCGTGCGAGGCCTACAGGGAAGCTGACTGGGTTCTTTTTGTTGCATGGGGTTTGTATGGTTGTGGAGGTTGCTGCTAAGAAGGCTCTCAAGAGTAGGTGGCGGTTGCCAAGGTTTCTTTCGACGGCCTTGGTGGTTGTATTTGTCATGGTCACCGGACTTTGGCTGTTCCTGCCGGAGATGCTGAGGAATAACGCTGATGTAAGAGCTTTGAAGGAGTATGCTGCCATCGGTGCGTTTGTGAGGGATGTTGGCAGAGCTTTGGCTTTTGTACCATCAGGCAATGCAACCAGTGCATAG
- the LOC113783086 gene encoding acyl-CoA--sterol O-acyltransferase 1-like: MEGEISNFVFVSATILSSLCYCYTVDKIFPKGILRLLAIIPVACLFIYLPLNLTTIHLGGTSSFFIAWLGSFKLLLFAFNKGPLSSSESIPLSRFIPLACLPIKFQQAPSPQESTKKGQRSPLNYVIKIVLLVLCIRVYSYKDSIQQNIIWFFYCLHIYFMLELVLAMVAGLARGLIGVELEPHFDEPYLATSLQDFWGRRWNLMVSNILRPTVYEPVRSISSSLIGKKWRALPAVVATFLVSGIMHELVFYNIGRLKPTGEVTCFFLLHGVSLVIEIAAKRALKGKIWIPGIISGPLTLAFVIYTSFWLFLPPFLRGRADWKGCTESLAFIEFVKHQRLISPNDLTCPLLG, translated from the coding sequence ATGGAAGGGGAGATCAGCAACTTCGTTTTTGTATCAGCAACTATATTGTCATCTCTATGCTACTGTTACACCGTAGACAAAATCTTCCCAAAAGGGATCCTGAGACTGCTTGCCATAATCCCTGTAGCATGTCTCTTCATCTATCTCCCTCTCAATCTAACCACCATCCATCTCGGGGGTACCTCCTCTTTCTTCATAGCATGGCTAGGTAGCTTCAAGCTCCTGTTATTTGCCTTCAACAAAGGCCCTTTGTCCTCCTCCGAATCCATTCCCTTATCTCGTTTCATTCCCTTGGCTTGTTTACCTATCAAGTTTCAACAAGCGCCTTCTCCCCAAGAATCCACCAAGAAAGGCCAAAGATCGCCCCTAAATTATGTCATCAAGATCGTGCTCTTGGTTTTGTGCATTCGAGTATATTCGTACAAAGACTCCATCCAACAAAACATCATATGGTTCTTTTATTGCCTTCACATATATTTCATGCTAGAACTTGTACTTGCCATGGTAGCGGGGCTCGCTAGAGGACTGATTGGAGTCGAACTGGAACCGCACTTTGACGAGCCATACTTGGCTACTTCGCTTCAAGATTTTTGGGGGAGGAGGTGGAATCTGATGGTGTCTAATATTCTCCGTCCCACAGTTTATGAACCGGTTCGCTCGATTTCTTCAAGCTTGATCGGGAAGAAATGGAGAGCTCTTCCGGCGGTGGTGGCAACGTTTTTGGTATCCGGAATAATGCACGAGCTGGTTTTCTATAACATCGGAAGACTGAAGCCCACAGGTGAAGTTACGTGCTTCTTTCTGCTTCATGGGGTGTCTTTGGTTATAGAGATTGCTGCTAAAAGGGCATTAAAGGGAAAGATTTGGATCCCTGGAATTATATCGGGGCCATTAACGCTAGCCTTCGTTATCTACACCAGTTTTTGGCTCTTCTTACCACCATTTTTAAGGGGCAGGGCAGATTGGAAAGGATGTACGGAGTCACTCGCCTTCATTGAGTTTGTAAAGCATCAGCGGCTAATTAGCCCCAACGACCTTACCTGTCCGTTGTTGGGTTAA
- the LOC113783510 gene encoding BAG family molecular chaperone regulator 5, mitochondrial has translation MKSSSSRRSRGGFFSSSISTSSASTITYTASTFQDEHPTPHLQFKTSEFPNSGEQEQPSTTPVPISVHHQESSPAANAAALKIQSAYRAYLVRSLVKKLSAVNSEANYWERHIQCQETVDAVRTSERERIKINEALMGLLLRLDSVPGTEPNVRALRRHLSRRIVGLQEILDAVCDTRVENWDVFLRDWDDVISRIEKEACRERGGGHEMERFCAEYLGFNCLQRFLRDQ, from the exons ATGAAGTCGTCGTCATCTAGAAGAAGCAGAGGCgggttcttttcttcttcaatttccaCTAGTAGCGCTAGCACAATCACGTATACTGCTAGTACTTTCCAGGATGAACATCCCACCCCACACCTACAATTCAAAACTTCAGAATTCCCCAACTCTGGTGAACAAGAACAACCCTCTACTACACCTGTTCCAATTTCAGTTCATCACCAAGAATCCTCTCCTGCTGCAAATGCTGCTGCTCTTAAGATACAATCAGCTTACCGGGCTTACTTGGTCCGCAGTCTTGTCAAGAAATTGTCTGCAGTTAATTCAGAAGCTAATTACTGGGAAAGACATATCCAATGCCAG GAAACTGTTGATGCTGTAAGGACCAGCGAGCGTGAAAGGATTAAGATCAATGAAGCACTAATGGGCTTGTTGTTGAGGCTGGACTCGGTGCCTGGGACTGAACCAAATGTGAGGGCGCTTAGGAGGCACTTGAGCCGTAGGATTGTGGGTTTGCAAGAGATTCTGGATGCTGTTTGTGACACTAGAGTTGAGAATTGGGATGTCTTTCTAAGGGACTGGGATGATGTAATTTCTAGGATAGAAAAAGAGGCTTGCCGAGAGAGAGGTGGCGGGCATGAGATGGAGAGGTTTTGTGCCGAGTATCTGGGGTTTAATTGCCTACAGAGATTTCTTCGTGATCAATGA
- the LOC113783199 gene encoding transcription initiation factor IIF subunit alpha isoform X2, translating to MSIDLILKPSCSGCGSTAELYGSTCKHLTLCVTCGKTMAENRAKCYECGTPITRLIREKYKNKPWLLEDETGTQYHGQLEGAQSATYYLLMLQGREFVAIPAGSWYNFNKVAQYKQLTLEEAEEKMKNRRKTADGYQRWMMKAANNGPAAFGEVEKIDDKEAGAGGGRGRKKAGGDDEEANASDRGEEDEEEEAARKNRLGLNQKGGDDDEEGPRGGDLDLDDDDIEKGDDWEHEEIFTDDDETCYTEEREELAPEIPAPPEIKQDDEDEEEGDEEEGGGLSKSGKELKKLLGRANGLNDSDAEDEDDDDDDMEDDISPVLAPKQKETLKEEPTENISPLKSAAPGPSRGTPPTSKSAKGKRKSNGEEVKAANGTPLKKVKSENEVKPVKSENTSGSKNTVTPKAVLQQPSSKAGSTPSGPVTEDEIRAVLLQKGPVTTQDLVAKFKSRLKTKEDKDAFAAILRRISKIQKTSGSNYVVLRDR from the exons ATGTCGATAGATTTGATACTGAAGCCGTCGTGCAGCGGCTGCGGGTCCACGGCGGAGCTGTACGGCAGCACGTGCAAGCACTTGACCTTGTGCGTTACCTGTGGGAAGACCATGGCTGAGAATCGCGCTAAGTGCTACGAGTGCGGAACCCCCATCACTCGCTTGATCCGC GAGAAGTACAAGAATAAGCCTTGGCTGCTGGAAGATGAAACGGGGACTCAGTACCACGGTCAACTTGAGGGTGCACAATCAGCCACCTATTATCTCCTGATGCTTCAAGGAAGAGAATTTGTTGCCATTCCTGCAGGTTCATG GTACAATTTCAACAAAGTTGCACAATATAAACAACTTACTCTTGAAGAAGCAGAAGAGAAGATGAAAAATAGAAGGAAAACTGCAGATGGGTACCAGCGGTGGATGATGAAAGCAGCAAATAATGGACCAGCTGCATTTGGTGAAGTTGAAAAAATTGATGACAAGGAAGCTGGAGCTGGCGGTGGAAGGGGACGCAAGAAAGCGGGGGGTGATGATGAAGAGGCTAATGCATCAGATAGGGGTGAGGAAGATGAAGAGGAAGAGGCTGCAAGAAAAAATAGGCTGGGTCTCAATCAAAAAGGtggtgatgatgatgaagaaggtCCAAGAGGAGGTGATCTTGATCTTGACGATGATGATATTGAAAAAG GTGATGATTGGGAGCATGAAGAAATCTTTACCGATGATGATGAAACTTGTTATACAGAGGAACGTGAAGAATTGGCCCCTGAAATTCCTGCTCCTCCTGAAATTAAGCAG gatgatgaggatgaggaaGAAGGTGATGAAGAGGAGGGGGGAGGGTTAAGCAAATCTGGAAAGGAGTTGAAGAAATTGCTTGGCCGAGCTAATGGGCTGAATGACTCGGATGCAGAAGACGAAGATGATGATGACGACGAT ATGGAAGATGATATTTCTCCTGTGTTAGcaccaaaacaaaaggaaactcTTAAAGAAGAACCAACTGAGAACATCAGTCCACTAAAATCAGCTGCTCCTGGACCTTCTCGGGGAACTCCTCCTACTTCAAAGTCGGcaaaggggaaaagaaaaagtaatgGTGAAGAAGTGAAAGCGGCAAATGGGACACCTCTTAAAAAAGTCAAATCTGAAAAT gAAGTAAAGCCTGTTAAAAGTGAAAATACTTCTGGCTCGAAGAATACTGTGACTCCAAAAGCTGTATTGCAACAGCCATCTTCAAAGGCAGGGTCAACTCCTTCTGGTCCAGTCACTGAAGATGAGATTAGGGCTGTTTTATTGCAGAAGGGGCCAGTGACTACTCAGGATCTCGTTGCCAAATTTAAATCTAGACTCAAAACGAAAGAG GACAAGGATGCCTTCGCAGCTATATTAAGGAGGATTTCCAAGATACAGAAGACAAGCGGGTCAAACTATGTAGTGCTGAGGGATAGgtga
- the LOC113783087 gene encoding uncharacterized protein LOC113783087, translated as MKGRMRLSRIGTNSCTLMLLLIILSELAWPSLACSSDTSNCSQCIANGMKFNCPGCVPIMRCMAKCLWGGTSRTKCMKKCDCNTDYPKLADCKKCLSRCKCSCSA; from the coding sequence ATGAAAGGGAGGATGAGGCTGTCCAGAATCGGAACAAATTCGTGCACGCTGATGCTTCTGCTGATCATACTCTCGGAGTTGGCCTGGCCATCACTAGCCTGCTCTTCTGATACAAGCAATTGTAGTCAGTGCATCGCTAATGGCATGAAGTTCAACTGCCCCGGGTGTGTGCCAATCATGCGTTGCATGGCCAAGTGTTTGTGGGGTGGCACTTCTCGTACCAAATGCATGAAGAAATGTGATTGCAATACTGACTACCCAAAGCTCGCTGATTGCAAAAAATGCTTATCCCGGTGCAAGTGCAGCTGCTCTGCCTAG